One genomic segment of Ipomoea triloba cultivar NCNSP0323 chromosome 9, ASM357664v1 includes these proteins:
- the LOC116029599 gene encoding B3 domain-containing protein At5g60140-like — protein sequence MKKRNASPKRGKKNARAKKRDVSEEESGASAEKMGASAEKMDASEEKKDVSAKKKKDVRDHFGVELFSSGRFTQPKNPYFVTKIRPRRRSDLFIPFEVIKNHNTKLPANVILPDEKGKNWNTYVKTWSDGRTWLSGEWRSLCRWNLVQEHDRCICEFMPSNLLGQELVMQVTIIRRKDLEAQPN from the exons ATGAAGAAAAGGAATGCTAGTCCCAAAAGAGGGAAAAAGAATGCTAGGGCAAAGAAAAGGGATGTTAGTGAAGAAGAAAGCGGTGCTAGTGCAGAAAAAATGGGTGCTAGTGCAGAAAAAATGGATGCTAGTGAAGAGAAAAAAGATGTCAGTGCGAAAAAAAAGAAGGATGTTCGTGATCATTTTGGAGTTGAGCTTTTCAGCTCAGGACGTTTTACTCAACCTAAAAATCCTTATTTCGTGACCAAAATCAGGCCAAGAAGACGAAGCGATCTG TTTATACCGTTTGAAGTCATCAAGAATCACAATACTAAATTGCCTGCAAATGTGATCCTGCCTGATGAGAAAGGTAAAAATTGGAACACATATGTAAAGACGTGGAGTGATGGGCGAACATGGTTATCTGGAGAATGGCGAAGCTTATGTAGATGGAACCTTGTTCAAGAACATGACAGGTGCATCTGTGAATTTATGCCTTCGAATTTATTGGGGCAAGAATTGGTCATGCAGGTCACCATTATTCGAAGAAAGGACTTGGAAGCACAAccaaattaa